One genomic segment of Natronospira proteinivora includes these proteins:
- the spoT gene encoding bifunctional GTP diphosphokinase/guanosine-3',5'-bis pyrophosphate 3'-pyrophosphohydrolase, translating to MGEVATKYAKSRRARRAVGIDELLAKLAAYLPEAQVESVEQAFCFGAEAHEGQRRLSGEPYISHPVAVAGILSELRMDYKTLIAAILHDVIEDTPTAKDDIAERFGEDVAQLVDGVSKLTQIRFRSKAEAQAENFRKMLLAMVEDIRVILVKLADRLHNMRTLGVMPPAKRRRIARETLEIYAPIAGRLGINSIRLELEDLGFKSLYPTRYRVISRHLRRARGHQKEIFRRIDNAFAEALNVYGIHARVESREKHIYSVYQKMLKKRLSLNDVLDVYGFRVTVDSVDICYRVLGLVHGVFKPVPGRFKDYIAIPKANGYQSLHTTLFGPHGVPIEVQIRTEDMDRIAETGIAAHWLYKSSETNDDSGPDEIRAREWLKGVLEMQKGSGNSMEFLENVKVDLFPDEVYVFTPKGDIRRLPRGATAVDFAYAVHTDVGNACVAVKIDRRLAPLRTRLVNGQTVEIITADNARPNPAWLNFVVSAKARTAIRHYLKNVHHEDAVEMGRRLLERALDQLNVKLRKVPQSQIAVLLEEFQLDEIEDLYEQIGLGQRMAPIIARRLVVDETEDGEGDGGTPLTISGTEGMVVNLARCCYPIPGDPIVGYLSQGRGIMVHRDDCSNLQEYRNDPDKWIEVQWEKDLAREFSVDVRVDVENKRGVLARMAATMSEQGSNIEHVNVQERDGTYTTLQFVFNVRDRKHLANIMRSIRAMPETLRVNRTRS from the coding sequence ATGGGAGAGGTCGCCACCAAATATGCCAAGAGCCGCCGGGCCCGGCGGGCGGTGGGGATCGACGAACTTCTGGCCAAACTGGCCGCTTACCTTCCCGAAGCCCAGGTGGAGTCGGTGGAGCAGGCCTTTTGTTTCGGCGCTGAGGCCCATGAGGGTCAGCGTCGCCTGAGCGGGGAACCCTATATCTCCCATCCGGTGGCAGTGGCCGGCATTCTGTCCGAACTGCGGATGGACTATAAAACCCTCATTGCCGCCATCCTGCACGACGTCATTGAGGATACCCCCACCGCCAAGGATGATATCGCTGAGCGTTTCGGCGAGGACGTGGCCCAATTGGTGGACGGTGTCAGCAAGCTGACCCAGATCCGTTTTCGTTCCAAGGCCGAAGCCCAGGCGGAAAACTTCCGCAAGATGCTTCTGGCCATGGTGGAGGATATCCGGGTCATCCTGGTCAAGTTGGCGGACCGTCTCCACAATATGCGCACCCTGGGGGTCATGCCCCCGGCCAAACGGCGTCGCATTGCCCGGGAAACCTTGGAGATCTATGCCCCCATCGCGGGGCGTCTGGGTATCAACAGTATTCGCCTTGAGCTGGAAGACCTTGGCTTCAAGTCACTCTATCCCACCCGCTACCGGGTCATCAGCCGGCATCTGCGCCGGGCACGCGGGCACCAGAAGGAAATCTTCCGGCGGATTGACAATGCCTTTGCCGAAGCGCTGAACGTGTATGGCATCCATGCCCGGGTGGAGAGCCGGGAGAAGCACATCTACAGCGTTTACCAGAAGATGCTGAAAAAACGGCTGTCCCTGAATGATGTGCTGGATGTCTATGGCTTTCGCGTGACAGTGGATTCGGTGGATATCTGTTACCGGGTGCTGGGTCTGGTACATGGTGTTTTCAAGCCGGTGCCTGGTCGCTTCAAGGACTATATCGCCATCCCCAAGGCCAACGGCTATCAGTCCCTGCATACCACCCTGTTTGGTCCTCACGGCGTGCCCATCGAGGTTCAGATTCGAACCGAGGACATGGACCGTATCGCCGAGACCGGTATTGCCGCCCATTGGCTGTACAAGTCCAGTGAGACGAACGACGATTCCGGTCCCGACGAGATTCGGGCCCGGGAGTGGCTCAAGGGCGTTTTGGAAATGCAGAAGGGCTCCGGCAACTCCATGGAGTTTCTGGAGAACGTCAAGGTGGATCTCTTCCCCGACGAGGTATATGTCTTCACTCCCAAGGGGGATATCCGCCGTCTGCCCCGGGGGGCTACTGCCGTGGACTTTGCCTATGCGGTCCATACCGACGTGGGGAATGCCTGCGTGGCGGTCAAGATCGACCGCCGACTGGCGCCCCTGCGTACCCGGCTGGTCAATGGCCAGACCGTGGAAATCATAACCGCAGACAATGCCCGCCCCAATCCGGCCTGGCTTAATTTCGTGGTCAGCGCCAAGGCGCGCACCGCCATTCGCCACTACCTCAAGAATGTTCACCATGAGGATGCGGTGGAGATGGGGCGCCGCCTGCTGGAGCGTGCCCTGGATCAGCTCAATGTGAAGCTGCGCAAGGTGCCCCAATCCCAGATTGCCGTGCTACTGGAAGAGTTCCAGCTGGATGAGATTGAAGATCTCTACGAACAGATCGGTTTGGGACAACGCATGGCGCCCATCATCGCTCGCCGCCTGGTGGTGGACGAGACCGAAGATGGTGAGGGTGACGGTGGTACACCACTGACCATCAGTGGTACCGAGGGCATGGTGGTGAATCTGGCTCGTTGCTGCTATCCCATTCCCGGGGATCCCATTGTGGGTTACCTGAGCCAGGGGCGGGGCATCATGGTTCACCGGGATGATTGTTCCAACCTGCAGGAATACCGCAACGATCCCGACAAGTGGATCGAGGTTCAGTGGGAGAAGGATCTGGCCCGGGAATTCTCCGTGGATGTGCGGGTGGATGTGGAGAACAAGCGCGGCGTATTGGCCCGCATGGCTGCTACCATGTCCGAGCAGGGATCCAATATTGAGCACGTGAATGTCCAGGAGCGGGATGGCACCTATACCACCCTCCAGTTCGTGTTCAATGTGCGCGATCGCAAGCACTTGGCCAACATCATGCGCTCCATCCGTGCCATGCCCGAAACCCTCCGCGTCAACCGTACCCGTTCCTGA
- a CDS encoding RidA family protein: MSRQPVHSDQAPDAIGPYSQAIRAGNTVYLSGQIPLDPASGMLIEGDIRAQIHRVFDNLSAVCQAAGGSLADVVKLQIYLTDLSHFATVNELMQEYFSQPYPARAALGVAQLPKGAEVEMDGVMVLDQ, encoded by the coding sequence ATGTCGCGCCAACCCGTGCACTCCGATCAGGCCCCCGATGCCATCGGGCCCTATTCCCAGGCCATTCGTGCCGGCAATACTGTTTACCTCTCCGGCCAGATTCCCCTGGACCCGGCCAGTGGCATGCTCATCGAAGGCGACATCCGGGCCCAGATCCATCGGGTCTTCGATAACCTCAGCGCCGTCTGCCAGGCCGCCGGCGGCAGCCTGGCCGATGTGGTGAAACTGCAGATATATCTCACCGATCTCTCTCATTTCGCCACTGTCAACGAGCTCATGCAGGAATATTTCAGCCAACCCTATCCCGCCCGGGCCGCCCTGGGCGTTGCCCAGCTGCCCAAGGGCGCCGAGGTGGAAATGGACGGGGTCATGGTCCTGGATCAATAA
- the recG gene encoding ATP-dependent DNA helicase RecG, producing MAQRESADPVPTESDLTYLKGVGPRLAEKLERLGIFRIQDLLFHLPLRWEDRTRVIPIGQLRHGDRAVIEGRVQHAETVYRRRRSLLVSISDGSGALVLRFFHFSRAQVERLKRGAHLRCFGEARRGRNSLEMVHPEYRQVEPGSPVEEALTPIYPTTEGLNQNRLRDLITQALAYIRKHPEQLQDLLPADYLPKALAMDLYQALEALHRPSPDVSVTRLLEEDYPPRRRLAFEELLAHRLSLRLARAHFRDDKARALKGDGHLVKAFLAGLDFRLTGAQERVTREVFQDIESTAPMLRLVQGDVGSGKTVVAVLAALRAVESGGQVAVMAPTEILAEQHFQNFREWLAPLGVRVGWFSGKQAAAEKRWSLKALAHGELQVAVGTHALFQDQVRFKDLALAVVDEQHRFGVHQRLALREKGSENGHRPHQLIMTATPIPRTLAMTAYADLDVSLIDELPPGRTPVKTVALPESRRSDVVARVAEACADGRQVYWVCPLVEESEVLQCQAAEESAEQLAEALPDIRVGLIHGRMKAADKESVMAAFKSGEIQLLVATTVIEVGVDVPNASLMILENAEHLGLSQLHQLRGRVGRGREASSCVLLYRAPLNEVARARLEIMRETNDGFQIARRDLELRGPGEVLGTRQTGAAELRIADLMRDNDLLGPVAQAADPLLAREPELARALMQRWVGEASQYVSV from the coding sequence ATGGCCCAGCGTGAGTCGGCCGATCCCGTCCCGACGGAAAGCGATCTGACCTATCTCAAGGGGGTCGGCCCGCGCCTGGCTGAAAAGCTGGAGCGCCTGGGTATTTTTCGCATCCAGGATCTGCTGTTTCACCTACCCCTGCGCTGGGAGGACCGGACCCGGGTGATTCCCATCGGCCAGCTGCGGCATGGCGACCGGGCCGTGATTGAAGGCCGGGTGCAGCATGCTGAAACGGTCTATCGCCGCCGTCGCAGTCTGCTGGTCTCGATTTCCGATGGCAGCGGAGCGCTGGTCCTGCGTTTCTTTCACTTCTCCCGGGCCCAGGTGGAGCGCTTGAAACGCGGTGCTCATTTGCGCTGCTTCGGCGAGGCTCGACGGGGGCGCAACAGCCTGGAGATGGTGCATCCCGAGTACCGACAGGTGGAGCCCGGCAGCCCGGTGGAAGAGGCCCTGACCCCCATCTATCCCACCACCGAGGGGCTCAATCAGAATCGCCTGCGGGATCTCATCACCCAGGCCCTGGCCTATATCCGAAAGCACCCCGAACAGCTCCAGGATCTGCTGCCGGCCGATTACCTGCCAAAGGCGCTGGCCATGGATCTTTATCAGGCCCTGGAGGCTTTGCACCGGCCGTCGCCGGACGTCTCGGTGACCCGCTTGCTGGAAGAGGACTATCCGCCCCGGCGACGGTTGGCTTTTGAGGAACTGCTGGCCCATCGCCTGAGCCTGCGTCTCGCCCGGGCCCACTTCCGTGACGACAAGGCCCGTGCCCTCAAGGGAGATGGTCATCTGGTCAAGGCTTTCTTGGCGGGCCTGGATTTTCGGCTCACCGGTGCCCAGGAGCGGGTCACCCGGGAAGTATTTCAGGATATTGAATCAACCGCTCCCATGTTGCGACTGGTTCAGGGGGATGTAGGTTCGGGCAAGACGGTGGTGGCCGTGCTGGCCGCCTTGCGGGCGGTGGAGTCCGGTGGCCAGGTGGCGGTAATGGCCCCCACCGAGATTCTGGCCGAACAGCATTTCCAGAACTTTCGGGAATGGCTGGCCCCCCTGGGGGTTCGGGTGGGCTGGTTTTCCGGTAAGCAGGCGGCGGCCGAGAAGCGCTGGTCCTTGAAGGCCCTGGCCCATGGCGAGTTGCAGGTGGCGGTGGGGACCCATGCCCTCTTCCAGGACCAGGTGCGTTTCAAGGACTTGGCCCTGGCGGTGGTGGACGAGCAGCATCGTTTCGGGGTCCATCAGCGCTTGGCCTTGCGGGAGAAGGGATCGGAAAACGGCCATCGCCCCCATCAGCTGATCATGACCGCCACGCCCATTCCCCGGACCCTGGCCATGACCGCCTATGCCGACCTGGATGTCTCCCTGATCGATGAATTGCCACCGGGCCGTACCCCGGTGAAAACCGTCGCCCTGCCGGAATCCCGCCGCAGTGATGTGGTCGCCCGGGTAGCCGAGGCCTGTGCCGACGGCCGGCAGGTCTATTGGGTTTGCCCCTTGGTGGAGGAATCGGAAGTGCTGCAGTGCCAGGCCGCCGAAGAGAGTGCCGAGCAACTGGCCGAGGCCCTGCCGGATATTCGGGTGGGCCTGATCCATGGGCGCATGAAGGCGGCCGACAAGGAGTCGGTGATGGCCGCTTTCAAGTCGGGCGAGATTCAGCTGCTGGTGGCCACTACCGTGATCGAGGTGGGGGTTGATGTCCCCAATGCCAGTCTCATGATTCTGGAAAACGCCGAACATCTGGGTCTGTCCCAGCTCCATCAGTTGCGTGGCCGGGTCGGCCGGGGCCGTGAAGCCAGTAGTTGCGTGCTGCTCTATCGCGCCCCGCTCAATGAAGTGGCGCGGGCCCGACTGGAAATCATGCGCGAGACCAATGACGGCTTCCAGATCGCCCGTCGTGACCTGGAACTGCGGGGGCCTGGCGAAGTGTTGGGCACCCGCCAGACGGGTGCCGCGGAGCTGCGTATCGCTGATCTCATGCGGGACAATGACCTGCTTGGTCCAGTGGCCCAGGCGGCTGATCCCCTTTTGGCGCGGGAGCCCGAGCTGGCTCGGGCTCTCATGCAGCGCTGGGTGGGGGAGGCCAGCCAGTATGTCAGTGTCTAG
- a CDS encoding ligand-binding sensor domain-containing diguanylate cyclase, translating to MLMLPLIYSLAAPSEALDPARDVDQYIHEIWTSQDGLPQNSVNGLTLGPQGYLWLATYDGLIRFDGQRFERLEDDALPGRRLRIIGDNEQGFWISGELRGLAFFDGESAQAVELNGDEMNWPLSHIKGDLDEAWIGANNGLFHLSQGRLRQQDNGLPTDSAIMKLARFGPENRLAAGGLAGLFVQQEDGFRQIAPSALGYMAVYSLLASGDTLWAGGDAGLYRVDMDADTDAPTVSATGWQWPASDSASIRALHQDSEKNIWAGIQGRGVGRMNEHGHQLLTRDQGLSNHNISDFFQGPEGSLWIGTDGGGLNRLRNGEIIAYGGERSAINHSILPIIEGKDGDLWLGGVCSGVHRFRDGEVLASLAEEEGLDNSCVYSLLMDSDGTLWAGTYGGGVFRRQNGGDFQQLALADSSGDEASLDDNIVVTALTQSDDGRIWLGSNQGLFLYQPEANHARRIAGSSDHFIQQITLHDQTLWLATTQGAYLASLPEQAEDRLATSLTIKPLSDDSRLVDVRVREILPDEDGVWIGTYGSGLQFWDGEDLHGLGREQGLQEMVVSRILRTDNDDLLLSGNQGISRVSREALMAVIRGEQDQAVVELLGVKDGMLVAETNGGGQPAGIRDSQGRYWFPTVDGIVLLEPGRMERNLRPPPVHIEEIRVAGETQGLEGPISIPAQRREVEIRFTGLSFIAPERMQFRYRLDEEAPWVDVGNRRTLHLAHLQGGRHRLEIMAANENGIWSEETATIVLEVEPPFRETLWFPLSLVAAVAAGLGGLFALGLLRARRQRAYLQALVQERTAALEAANRKLTTQASQDGLTGAGNRHVLRSRLRDNWEDCRARQAPMSLLMMDIDHFKEYNDVHGHVEGDNCLKRIVQALNPDLRPVDSLIRYGGEEFVVLLPDTDAVAAASIAERLRQTILSLALPHDASPVERVVTISIGTATVCPHRGGTSTSLLRAADEALYQAKAQGRNCIRQAEPATGDSDDS from the coding sequence ATGCTGATGCTTCCGCTCATCTACAGTCTCGCTGCACCGAGCGAAGCCCTGGACCCGGCACGCGACGTGGATCAATACATCCACGAAATCTGGACCAGCCAGGACGGACTGCCCCAGAATTCTGTCAATGGCTTGACCCTGGGTCCGCAAGGATACCTTTGGCTGGCCACCTATGACGGACTGATTCGTTTCGACGGCCAACGTTTTGAGCGCCTTGAAGATGACGCCCTGCCCGGCCGTCGTCTTCGAATCATCGGCGATAACGAACAAGGCTTCTGGATCAGTGGTGAGCTGCGAGGCTTGGCTTTCTTCGACGGGGAATCGGCTCAGGCCGTTGAGCTGAACGGCGACGAGATGAACTGGCCCTTGTCTCACATCAAGGGAGACCTGGACGAAGCCTGGATTGGGGCCAACAACGGATTGTTTCACCTCAGCCAGGGTCGGCTGAGGCAGCAGGACAATGGCCTGCCTACCGACAGCGCCATCATGAAACTGGCCCGTTTCGGCCCCGAGAACCGCTTGGCGGCAGGCGGGCTAGCCGGGCTGTTTGTTCAGCAGGAGGATGGCTTCCGGCAAATTGCCCCTTCCGCCTTGGGGTATATGGCGGTCTACAGTCTGCTGGCATCCGGAGACACTCTTTGGGCGGGGGGCGATGCCGGCCTTTATCGGGTGGACATGGATGCCGACACCGATGCGCCAACGGTCTCGGCCACCGGGTGGCAATGGCCTGCTTCGGACAGCGCTTCCATCCGGGCCCTGCACCAGGATAGCGAGAAAAACATCTGGGCCGGCATCCAGGGCCGCGGTGTGGGGCGCATGAATGAACACGGCCATCAACTACTGACCCGTGACCAGGGGCTGAGCAATCACAATATCAGTGATTTTTTCCAGGGACCGGAAGGCAGTCTCTGGATCGGCACCGACGGGGGTGGCCTGAATCGCCTGCGCAATGGAGAGATCATTGCCTATGGCGGTGAACGCAGTGCTATCAATCATTCCATTCTTCCCATTATTGAAGGCAAAGATGGGGATCTCTGGCTGGGTGGTGTTTGTTCCGGGGTACATCGCTTTCGGGATGGAGAAGTCCTGGCGTCTCTGGCCGAGGAAGAAGGCCTGGACAACAGCTGCGTCTACAGCTTGTTGATGGATTCAGACGGTACGCTGTGGGCCGGCACCTATGGCGGTGGCGTTTTTCGTCGCCAAAACGGGGGGGATTTTCAACAGTTGGCCCTGGCGGACAGTTCGGGGGATGAAGCAAGCCTGGATGACAATATCGTGGTCACCGCCCTGACTCAATCCGATGACGGCCGTATCTGGCTGGGTAGCAACCAGGGCCTGTTCCTCTACCAACCCGAAGCCAATCATGCTCGCCGGATAGCGGGCAGCTCGGATCATTTCATCCAGCAGATCACCCTTCATGATCAGACGCTGTGGCTGGCCACGACCCAGGGCGCTTACCTTGCCAGTCTGCCCGAGCAAGCAGAGGACCGTCTGGCAACGTCGTTAACCATCAAGCCACTTAGCGACGATTCACGGCTGGTGGACGTGCGTGTACGTGAAATCCTTCCGGATGAAGATGGCGTCTGGATCGGGACCTACGGCTCCGGCCTTCAGTTCTGGGACGGGGAAGATCTGCATGGCTTGGGTCGAGAGCAGGGCCTGCAGGAAATGGTGGTCTCCCGCATTCTGCGTACCGATAACGATGACCTGCTCTTAAGCGGCAATCAGGGTATCAGCCGCGTCTCACGCGAAGCCCTGATGGCTGTAATCCGGGGTGAGCAGGATCAGGCAGTGGTGGAGCTGCTGGGTGTCAAGGACGGTATGCTGGTGGCCGAAACCAATGGTGGGGGACAGCCGGCCGGCATAAGGGATAGCCAGGGCCGCTACTGGTTCCCCACGGTTGATGGCATCGTGCTGCTGGAACCGGGCCGCATGGAGCGCAACCTCCGCCCGCCACCGGTACATATTGAGGAAATCCGGGTTGCCGGGGAAACACAGGGCCTGGAAGGACCCATTTCCATTCCCGCACAGCGTCGGGAAGTGGAGATTCGCTTTACCGGCCTGAGCTTCATTGCCCCGGAACGTATGCAATTTCGCTATCGACTGGACGAAGAGGCGCCCTGGGTGGATGTGGGCAATCGCCGCACCCTGCACCTGGCCCATCTACAGGGAGGTCGACACCGCCTGGAAATCATGGCCGCCAATGAAAACGGTATCTGGAGCGAGGAGACCGCAACCATTGTGCTGGAAGTGGAACCGCCCTTCCGGGAGACCCTCTGGTTCCCGCTCAGTTTGGTGGCGGCTGTTGCCGCCGGCCTGGGCGGCCTGTTTGCCCTGGGCCTTCTCCGCGCCCGCCGCCAGCGGGCCTATCTGCAAGCCCTGGTTCAGGAGCGTACCGCCGCGTTGGAGGCCGCCAATCGGAAGCTCACCACCCAGGCTTCCCAGGATGGCCTCACGGGCGCCGGCAACCGCCACGTCCTGCGCAGCCGCTTGCGAGACAACTGGGAAGATTGCCGGGCACGGCAGGCGCCCATGAGCTTGCTGATGATGGATATCGACCATTTCAAGGAATACAACGATGTCCACGGTCATGTGGAAGGTGACAACTGCCTCAAGCGGATTGTCCAGGCCCTGAACCCGGACCTGCGGCCGGTGGATAGCCTGATTCGTTATGGCGGGGAAGAATTTGTGGTGTTGCTGCCGGATACGGATGCGGTAGCCGCCGCCAGCATTGCCGAACGCCTTCGCCAGACCATTCTGTCATTGGCGCTGCCCCATGATGCCTCGCCGGTGGAGCGCGTGGTGACCATTTCCATTGGCACCGCCACTGTCTGTCCCCATCGAGGTGGCACCTCGACCAGCCTGCTACGAGCCGCCGACGAGGCGCTCTATCAGGCCAAGGCCCAGGGACGAAACTGCATCAGACAGGCCGAGCCGGCAACCGGCGATTCGGACGATAGTTAG
- a CDS encoding PP2C family protein-serine/threonine phosphatase, whose product MEIETADITLTGDRQNNQDRLTLMVGDKTVMLGVADGMGGHSDGALAAETAVRAWSAAFKSSGKLLRAPVKFLEHAMHRAHRKVAELAEGVSQEKAPGTTGVLALINNGKVRWIHAGDSRAYLFRDGRIRRRSRDHSVVDELLNRGQINDEEALSHPMRHYVDSCLGGPEGEPALRLRRRLSLRPRDIVLLCSDGFWGALDMEAAARTLCEAKDLDAGLTALAEQAAKNAAPDSDNITAVAVRWLAPE is encoded by the coding sequence TTGGAAATCGAGACCGCCGATATCACCTTGACCGGCGATCGCCAGAACAACCAGGACCGGCTCACCCTGATGGTGGGAGACAAGACGGTCATGCTGGGCGTGGCCGACGGCATGGGCGGTCATTCGGACGGGGCGCTGGCGGCGGAGACGGCGGTGCGCGCCTGGTCGGCGGCCTTCAAATCCTCCGGCAAGCTCCTGCGGGCCCCGGTGAAGTTCCTCGAACACGCCATGCACCGGGCCCACCGCAAAGTCGCCGAGCTGGCCGAGGGAGTGAGCCAGGAAAAGGCCCCCGGGACCACCGGGGTGCTGGCCCTGATCAATAACGGCAAGGTTCGCTGGATCCATGCCGGGGACAGTCGGGCCTATCTTTTCCGGGACGGGCGCATCCGCCGACGCAGCCGGGATCACAGCGTGGTGGATGAACTGCTCAACCGGGGCCAGATCAATGACGAGGAGGCCTTGAGCCATCCCATGCGTCATTATGTGGATTCCTGTCTGGGCGGCCCTGAAGGCGAGCCGGCCCTGAGGCTGCGGCGACGCCTGAGCCTGCGGCCCCGGGATATCGTGCTGCTCTGCAGTGATGGCTTCTGGGGCGCATTGGACATGGAGGCCGCCGCCCGCACCCTTTGCGAGGCTAAGGATCTGGATGCCGGTCTCACGGCCCTGGCCGAACAGGCTGCGAAAAACGCGGCTCCCGACAGCGATAACATCACCGCCGTGGCGGTGCGCTGGTTGGCCCCGGAATAA
- the gmk gene encoding guanylate kinase, whose product MSEAMERGNLWVVSAPSGAGKTSLVRELVAHEPRLSFSISYTTRPPREGEVNGRDYVFVDEDRFVAMIDAGEFLEHAQVFGNRYGTARGQVDRELAEGHDVLLEIDWQGARQVRTMMPEGRSIFVLPPSREELERRLRGRGTDSDGVIERRLREAHAELLQWSEFDYAVINDDFHRALADMQRIVAGEGSNLKASRPAVGELAERLLAETPE is encoded by the coding sequence ATGAGTGAGGCGATGGAAAGGGGTAATCTCTGGGTAGTCAGCGCGCCTTCCGGGGCCGGCAAAACCAGCCTGGTTCGGGAACTGGTGGCCCATGAGCCGCGTCTGAGCTTTTCCATCTCCTACACCACCCGCCCGCCCCGCGAAGGGGAAGTGAACGGCCGGGATTATGTCTTCGTGGATGAAGACCGCTTCGTGGCCATGATCGATGCCGGCGAGTTTCTCGAGCATGCCCAGGTCTTTGGCAATCGCTACGGCACCGCCCGGGGCCAGGTGGACCGGGAATTGGCCGAGGGTCATGACGTCTTGCTGGAAATTGACTGGCAAGGGGCCCGCCAGGTCCGGACAATGATGCCGGAGGGGCGCAGCATCTTTGTACTGCCCCCGAGCCGGGAGGAGCTGGAACGTCGCCTGCGGGGGCGTGGCACCGACAGTGACGGGGTGATTGAGCGTCGCCTGCGTGAGGCCCACGCCGAATTGCTGCAATGGTCGGAGTTCGACTATGCGGTGATCAACGATGATTTCCACCGCGCCCTGGCCGATATGCAGCGGATCGTCGCCGGCGAAGGCAGCAATTTGAAGGCCAGTCGGCCCGCCGTGGGGGAACTGGCCGAGCGGTTGCTGGCCGAAACCCCGGAATAA
- a CDS encoding YicC/YloC family endoribonuclease, whose protein sequence is MTNSMTGFARSETQTDAGVLVWELRSVNHRYLEMNFRLPEAVRAAEPQCRAAVEAVLRRGKLDASLRLEQPEEGSRGLALDQATADDLSHALAALAERLPTARAPSLGELIQWPGLVRRPSPDPQALRRDALAGLESALGELAAYRAREGARTREMLLARCRTIATVVAQVRERVPQVLAGLRDKYRSRLAELDLEVDEGRLEQELAMVAQKLDVDEELDRLESHVAEVEDALERDEAIGRRLDFLMQEFNREANTLGSKSQDSETTAAAVELKVAIEQMREQIQNVE, encoded by the coding sequence ATGACCAACAGCATGACCGGCTTTGCCCGGAGCGAGACTCAGACCGATGCCGGCGTGTTGGTCTGGGAGTTGCGCTCGGTCAATCATCGTTACCTGGAAATGAATTTCCGCCTGCCCGAGGCTGTGCGGGCCGCCGAGCCCCAGTGTCGGGCGGCGGTGGAAGCGGTCCTTCGCCGGGGCAAACTGGATGCCAGTTTGCGTCTGGAACAGCCCGAGGAGGGCAGCCGGGGGCTGGCCCTGGATCAGGCCACCGCCGATGACTTGAGTCATGCCCTGGCGGCCCTGGCCGAGCGCCTGCCCACTGCCCGCGCGCCCAGTCTGGGCGAACTGATACAGTGGCCGGGATTGGTCCGCCGACCGTCGCCGGATCCGCAAGCCCTGCGCCGGGATGCCCTGGCCGGTCTGGAGTCGGCCCTGGGCGAACTCGCCGCCTACCGGGCCCGGGAAGGGGCCCGCACCCGGGAGATGCTTTTGGCCCGCTGCCGGACCATCGCCACGGTGGTGGCCCAGGTTCGCGAACGGGTGCCCCAGGTACTGGCCGGCCTGCGGGACAAATACCGTAGCCGCCTGGCCGAGCTGGACCTGGAAGTGGACGAAGGCCGGCTGGAGCAGGAGCTGGCCATGGTGGCCCAGAAGCTGGATGTGGATGAAGAACTGGACCGCCTGGAAAGCCATGTGGCCGAGGTGGAAGATGCCCTGGAGCGGGACGAGGCCATCGGGCGCCGACTGGATTTCCTGATGCAGGAATTCAACCGGGAGGCCAATACCCTGGGTTCCAAGAGCCAGGACAGTGAAACCACCGCCGCGGCGGTGGAACTCAAGGTGGCCATCGAACAGATGCGCGAACAAATTCAGAATGTGGAATGA
- the rpoZ gene encoding DNA-directed RNA polymerase subunit omega — MARVTIEDCIEKCTNQFELVLVATKRARKLERGADPLVPLENDKPTVVALREIAEGLVNKESLEAEEAREAQEAMAAEAAAAAEQASRSAGTGEQGESDASH; from the coding sequence ATGGCACGTGTAACCATTGAAGATTGCATCGAGAAATGCACCAACCAGTTCGAGTTGGTGCTGGTGGCCACTAAGCGGGCGCGCAAGCTGGAACGGGGTGCCGATCCCCTGGTTCCCTTGGAAAATGACAAGCCCACCGTGGTGGCGCTGCGCGAGATCGCCGAGGGTTTGGTGAACAAGGAATCCCTGGAGGCTGAAGAGGCCCGCGAGGCCCAGGAAGCCATGGCTGCCGAAGCCGCTGCCGCAGCGGAACAGGCCAGCCGCTCGGCCGGTACCGGCGAACAGGGCGAGTCCGACGCCAGTCACTGA